Proteins encoded together in one Nostoc sp. PCC 7524 window:
- a CDS encoding NupC/NupG family nucleoside CNT transporter encodes MERAISLLGILVFIGISYAISVKREAVRWRTIAWGLGLEFVFALVILKTPWGLNIFKSLGDIVSSFLAFSDEGAKFVFGDNFKEHLFAFQVLPTIIFFSAFISVLYYYGILQRVVYGLAWVMMKTMKTSGSESLSCAGNIFLGPTEAALMVKPYVAKMTQSELHAVMTGGFATIAGGVLGAYLSFGIPPEHLIAAFFMTAPTSLVVSKLMYPETEVSETGGNANMDVENTYVNVIDAATSGAIDGVKLAVNVGVMIIAFLGLLACANALLRWLGGYIGLPQLSLEWILSFVMAPVAFLMGVPWADCGQVGALLGKKTILNEFLAYLDLGELIKSQKISQRGVIIATYALCNFANIGSIGITIGGITGMAPQRQHDLARMGVRTMIGGLLASFITACIAGILI; translated from the coding sequence ATGGAACGCGCTATTTCTCTATTAGGCATTCTCGTGTTTATTGGTATATCTTACGCCATCTCGGTTAAACGTGAGGCTGTGCGTTGGCGAACCATCGCTTGGGGGCTGGGATTGGAGTTCGTTTTTGCCTTGGTGATTCTGAAAACACCTTGGGGATTAAATATTTTTAAGTCGTTGGGGGATATTGTTAGCAGTTTTTTAGCTTTTTCTGATGAAGGAGCAAAATTTGTGTTTGGAGATAATTTTAAGGAGCATTTATTTGCTTTTCAGGTGCTGCCTACGATTATCTTTTTTTCTGCTTTCATTAGTGTTTTATACTACTACGGCATTTTGCAACGGGTAGTGTATGGGTTGGCATGGGTAATGATGAAGACAATGAAAACATCTGGCTCTGAGTCTTTATCTTGTGCCGGTAATATTTTTTTGGGGCCGACAGAAGCCGCATTAATGGTTAAGCCATATGTAGCAAAAATGACTCAATCGGAACTCCATGCGGTAATGACTGGCGGCTTTGCCACCATCGCCGGGGGGGTTTTAGGTGCTTATCTTTCCTTTGGTATCCCCCCAGAACACTTAATTGCAGCCTTTTTTATGACTGCGCCGACTTCCTTAGTGGTATCAAAGCTGATGTACCCGGAAACGGAAGTATCTGAAACAGGTGGTAATGCCAACATGGATGTAGAAAATACTTATGTTAACGTCATTGACGCTGCTACCAGTGGAGCCATTGACGGTGTAAAGCTAGCAGTTAATGTTGGGGTGATGATTATTGCCTTTTTAGGATTACTGGCTTGTGCCAATGCTTTACTCAGATGGTTGGGAGGGTATATTGGTTTACCACAGCTATCCTTAGAGTGGATTTTATCTTTTGTGATGGCTCCTGTGGCATTTTTAATGGGTGTACCTTGGGCTGATTGTGGGCAAGTTGGGGCTTTATTAGGTAAGAAGACAATCCTCAATGAGTTTTTGGCTTATTTAGATTTAGGAGAACTGATTAAAAGTCAAAAAATTTCTCAACGAGGAGTAATTATTGCCACTTATGCTTTATGTAATTTTGCTAATATAGGTTCTATTGGTATTACGATTGGCGGTATTACCGGGATGGCTCCCCAACGCCAACATGATTTAGCGCGTATGGGCGTGAGAACAATGATTGGGGGATTACTAGCAAGTTTTATTACCGCTTGTATTGCTGGGATATTAATCTAG
- a CDS encoding GrpB family protein — protein MTVNVFKVEVVPHNPNWRSEFASESQQIALALRENLVAVHHIGSTAIPQIYAKPIIDILVEVKEITKVDEQSSAIEALGYEVMGEYGIPGRRYFRKHNKAGVRTHHIHTFAVGSADIKRHLAFRDYMIAHVEDAQKYSELKRELAKKYPDDIEGYMDGKDGFIQEMERKALEWL, from the coding sequence ATGACAGTAAATGTTTTTAAAGTAGAGGTTGTTCCACATAATCCAAACTGGCGTAGCGAATTTGCTAGTGAGTCGCAGCAGATTGCACTTGCACTGAGGGAAAATCTAGTTGCTGTACATCATATCGGCAGTACAGCCATCCCCCAAATTTATGCCAAGCCGATTATTGATATTTTAGTTGAGGTGAAAGAGATTACGAAAGTTGATGAGCAGAGTTCAGCAATAGAGGCATTGGGTTACGAAGTGATGGGTGAGTATGGAATACCAGGCCGCCGTTATTTCCGCAAGCACAATAAAGCAGGTGTAAGAACACATCATATTCACACATTTGCAGTGGGTTCAGCAGATATAAAACGTCACTTAGCATTTCGAGATTACATGATTGCTCATGTTGAAGACGCGCAAAAATATAGTGAACTCAAGCGCGAACTCGCCAAGAAATATCCTGATGATATTGAGGGGTATATGGATGGCAAGGATGGGTTTATTCAAGAGATGGAGAGGAAAGCATTAGAGTGGCTTTGA
- a CDS encoding IS110 family transposase, translated as MQALEGRVRPHQRFILAQLLCQIDSIDETIKCFDQQIEEYCRPFDQAVELVDTIPGVARRTAEIIVSEIGTDMSRFPSAEHLAAWAGVAPGNYESGGKKLCDGTRKGNRVLRTILVQAAHALARTKTYLAAQFRRLSARRGKKRAAVAVAHSILTIAYHLISRQEPYKDLGADYFDKHRHVSVKKRLIKRLEKLGYQVSVEPVPVAI; from the coding sequence ATTCAAGCACTTGAGGGTAGAGTTCGTCCTCATCAACGATTCATTCTTGCACAGCTACTGTGTCAAATTGATAGCATAGACGAAACAATTAAATGTTTTGACCAACAAATTGAGGAATATTGCCGCCCTTTCGACCAAGCGGTTGAGTTAGTTGACACCATACCTGGTGTTGCTCGTCGAACTGCTGAGATCATTGTCTCGGAAATTGGCACGGATATGAGTCGCTTCCCAAGTGCCGAACATTTGGCTGCTTGGGCTGGGGTTGCCCCTGGAAACTATGAAAGTGGCGGTAAGAAGCTTTGTGACGGCACTCGCAAAGGTAATCGAGTTTTACGAACTATTTTGGTTCAAGCTGCCCATGCTTTGGCTCGAACTAAAACTTACCTTGCTGCACAGTTTCGTCGTCTGTCGGCACGACGCGGAAAAAAACGCGCTGCGGTTGCTGTTGCACATTCTATTTTAACGATCGCTTACCATCTCATATCACGTCAAGAACCTTATAAAGATTTAGGAGCTGATTATTTCGACAAACATCGACATGTAAGTGTCAAGAAACGTTTGATTAAACGCCTAGAAAAACTTGGTTATCAAGTTAGTGTTGAACCTGTTCCGGTCGCAATTTAA
- a CDS encoding IS110 family transposase gives MQVVYNRCAGLDVHKKTVVACVITPKSSSGWHKEIRTFTTMTQDLLKLSDWLTSHNCTHVAMESTGEYWRPVFNILEGNFEVMLVNARHIKAVPGRKTDIKDSQWIAELLQHGLLRASFIPPVEQRDLRDLTRHRSNFIRERVNLVNRVQKVLEAANIKLASVASDVMGVSGRAMLAAIVEGSASPELMADLAKGTMRKSTIY, from the coding sequence ATGCAGGTAGTCTACAATCGTTGTGCAGGACTAGATGTACACAAAAAGACGGTGGTAGCTTGTGTAATTACCCCGAAGTCTTCGTCCGGATGGCACAAGGAAATACGCACATTCACTACAATGACTCAGGACTTGTTAAAACTTTCTGACTGGTTAACAAGTCACAATTGTACTCATGTAGCAATGGAGAGTACTGGAGAGTACTGGCGACCTGTATTTAATATCCTAGAAGGAAACTTTGAAGTTATGTTAGTTAATGCCCGTCATATAAAAGCGGTGCCAGGACGCAAAACAGACATCAAAGATTCGCAGTGGATTGCCGAACTACTACAACATGGGTTGTTACGTGCGAGTTTTATTCCCCCTGTGGAGCAAAGAGATTTGCGCGATTTAACTCGTCATCGTAGCAATTTTATTCGCGAAAGAGTTAACTTAGTGAATCGAGTCCAAAAAGTGCTGGAAGCTGCTAATATCAAACTTGCCTCAGTTGCCAGTGACGTAATGGGTGTGTCAGGACGAGCAATGCTAGCTGCGATTGTTGAAGGTAGCGCTAGTCCTGAACTGATGGCGGACTTGGCAAAAGGAACCATGCGAAAAAGCACGATTTACTGA
- a CDS encoding amidohydrolase, translating to MGFTIQNVLIATDEGYTTTDVQIVDGKIAAIAPNLATVGTAIDGKHKLLLPGFINAHTHSSEKWQRGVIPPLPLELWLAHLYDFAPLDTEQVYLSALGTAVETLLSGGTSVVDHLVLIPGQELETIACAVRAYQEIGIRAFIAPLIQDESLTAGIPAGESNPTHEPFFRSTAATLEIIEAAIKQFHRPDEGVSLLVAPTGIQLCTDALFEGCIDLSDRYHICRHSHLLETKAQALLAQEKYGCSAVTHLKQIGYLSDRTSLAHCVWLNDADIAILAETQSTVVHNPLSNLRLGSGIAPILKYQQAGVNVTFGCDGASSNDSQDLLEAVKIGSILHNVTDLDYRYWITPRKAVEMASLGGAKGLNMADQIGSLTVGKQADLVLYDLTNLSLLPRTDPIGLLVLGRPTNVVDSAWVYGKQIIANGKVTTINVDELRQELFNRSQWETKRQSQTVAQIETHYRQIMGL from the coding sequence ATGGGTTTTACAATCCAAAATGTTTTGATTGCTACCGATGAGGGTTATACCACTACAGATGTACAGATTGTAGATGGTAAAATTGCCGCCATAGCTCCCAATTTAGCTACCGTTGGTACAGCCATTGATGGTAAACATAAACTTTTACTACCGGGTTTTATCAATGCTCACACCCATTCTTCCGAAAAATGGCAACGGGGTGTGATTCCACCTTTACCCCTAGAATTATGGCTAGCACACTTATATGATTTTGCTCCCCTAGATACTGAACAAGTTTATTTGAGTGCATTGGGTACGGCGGTGGAAACCCTGTTATCTGGTGGTACAAGTGTTGTAGATCATTTGGTGTTAATTCCGGGACAAGAGTTAGAAACCATCGCTTGTGCGGTACGCGCCTATCAAGAAATCGGGATACGAGCTTTTATCGCCCCTCTCATTCAAGATGAATCCCTGACGGCTGGGATACCTGCCGGGGAATCAAACCCAACCCATGAACCATTTTTTCGTTCCACTGCCGCCACCCTCGAAATCATTGAAGCAGCAATTAAACAGTTCCACCGTCCCGATGAGGGTGTGAGTCTTTTAGTAGCACCAACAGGAATTCAGTTGTGTACCGATGCTTTATTTGAGGGGTGTATTGACTTAAGCGATCGCTATCATATTTGTCGTCACTCTCATTTACTGGAAACCAAAGCCCAAGCCCTACTCGCCCAAGAAAAATACGGTTGTAGTGCTGTCACCCATCTAAAACAAATTGGTTACTTGAGCGATCGCACTTCCTTAGCTCATTGTGTCTGGTTAAATGATGCAGATATTGCTATCCTGGCAGAAACTCAATCAACAGTTGTACACAATCCCCTCAGTAATCTGCGCTTAGGTAGCGGCATCGCTCCGATTTTAAAATATCAGCAAGCTGGCGTAAATGTTACTTTTGGTTGTGATGGCGCTTCCAGTAATGACTCTCAAGACTTGTTAGAAGCCGTCAAAATTGGCTCTATTTTACACAACGTTACAGATTTAGATTATCGCTACTGGATTACACCCCGAAAAGCCGTAGAAATGGCATCATTAGGCGGTGCCAAGGGGTTAAATATGGCAGATCAAATCGGTTCCCTCACAGTTGGTAAACAAGCTGATTTGGTACTTTATGACCTGACTAACTTATCATTATTACCCCGGACAGACCCCATCGGTTTATTAGTATTAGGTCGTCCCACCAATGTAGTAGATAGTGCTTGGGTGTATGGCAAACAAATTATTGCCAATGGTAAAGTTACTACTATTAACGTAGATGAACTGCGACAAGAATTATTTAACCGCAGCCAGTGGGAAACCAAGCGCCAATCCCAAACAGTAGCGCAAATAGAAACTCATTATCGTCAGATTATGGGTTTGTAA